In a single window of the Streptomyces sp. NBC_00285 genome:
- a CDS encoding MFS transporter, with the protein MAAGYLEILRARHAMRLLTGTLVGRLPNATAAIALVLFVRAGGGTYSLAGALAAVYGVANAVGQPVLGRLVDVYGQPRVQLPAAVLSALAMTGFAFTGTDPLPLAYACVAAAGLFTPPLEGGLRALWPSVLRREEHVHRAYALDAVAQEVMFAVGPLLVTLCVSLWSERAALLVLNAVGVLGALSVVVSPPSRAWRSAPREAHWLGALRSRGLLAMLGAFLFVGIALGSITVASVPYADEHGGDAVYGWLMAGIGLGALLGGLAYGARQWAGEPARRLQVLVGFLAVCYVPLTLMPGAVGMTLLSVLAGVFLAPVIACAFVLVDRHAPAGTVTEAFSWLVTTFTVGASVGTGLAGPVVERGGALWGFAVPGVAGGVSLLVLLVTGSVLTAPVGRAVVAASSENDPNRAAEPRFSSGDRA; encoded by the coding sequence ATGGCTGCGGGATACCTGGAGATCCTCAGGGCACGGCACGCGATGCGCCTGCTGACCGGCACGCTGGTGGGGCGGCTGCCCAATGCGACCGCGGCGATAGCCCTGGTGCTCTTCGTCCGGGCCGGGGGCGGCACGTACAGCCTGGCGGGTGCTCTCGCGGCGGTGTACGGCGTCGCCAACGCCGTCGGCCAGCCCGTCCTCGGCCGGCTGGTGGACGTGTACGGCCAGCCGCGGGTCCAGTTGCCCGCCGCCGTCCTGTCCGCGCTGGCCATGACGGGCTTCGCCTTCACCGGCACCGACCCGCTTCCGCTCGCCTACGCGTGCGTGGCGGCCGCCGGTCTGTTCACCCCGCCCCTTGAGGGCGGCCTGCGGGCCCTGTGGCCCTCGGTGCTGCGCCGGGAGGAGCACGTGCACCGGGCGTACGCGCTGGACGCCGTGGCGCAGGAAGTCATGTTCGCCGTCGGCCCGTTGCTGGTGACCCTGTGCGTGTCGCTGTGGTCGGAGCGGGCGGCTCTGCTGGTGCTGAACGCGGTGGGGGTGCTCGGTGCCCTTTCGGTGGTCGTGTCGCCGCCCTCGCGCGCGTGGCGTTCCGCACCGCGGGAGGCGCACTGGCTGGGCGCGCTGCGCTCGCGTGGACTGCTGGCGATGCTGGGCGCGTTCCTGTTCGTGGGGATCGCGCTCGGGTCCATAACGGTCGCCTCGGTGCCGTACGCGGACGAGCACGGCGGGGACGCTGTGTACGGCTGGCTGATGGCCGGTATCGGTCTGGGCGCGCTCCTGGGCGGTCTGGCGTACGGGGCGCGGCAGTGGGCCGGTGAGCCCGCGCGGCGACTGCAGGTGCTGGTGGGCTTCCTGGCGGTGTGTTATGTGCCGCTGACGCTGATGCCGGGCGCGGTCGGCATGACGCTGCTGTCGGTGCTCGCGGGTGTGTTCCTGGCGCCTGTCATCGCGTGTGCCTTCGTGCTGGTCGACCGGCATGCTCCGGCCGGCACGGTCACCGAGGCCTTCTCCTGGCTGGTGACGACGTTCACCGTGGGCGCGTCCGTCGGAACGGGGCTCGCCGGCCCGGTCGTGGAGCGGGGTGGGGCCCTGTGGGGGTTTGCCGTGCCGGGGGTCGCGGGGGGTGTGTCGCTGCTGGTTCTGCTGGTCACGGGAAGCGTCCTCACAGCTCCCGTGGGGCGGGCGGTGGTTGCGGCTTCATCGGAAAATGATCCAAACCGTGCTGCCGAACCCCGTTTCAGCTCGGGGGATCGAGCGTAA
- a CDS encoding LacI family DNA-binding transcriptional regulator, translated as MAPSSTRPTSRDVAQAAGVSQAAVSLVLGDKWRGRVSETTAQRVREAARDLGYRPNLAARNLRLGHTRTVLLVVPALTTEFFAGVYTGAARVAADHGFGVLLYPSPEGIGPARDPFASAQAALDGVIASSMAADALTAIRGGDQLPLVMLDSDPSGSLGAATVNLDIADGVRQVATHLLALGHRHYLHLAADVPSWTFEVRARVLAAQLASVPGTTVRTAHAPISIDGALTAAQAALSSPGPRPTALVCDDDKLAAGAYKAVRRLGLRVPDDISVTGLDDLAIATAIDPELTTVRLDAELFGERGMQALLAVLEGRTPQAGDIPVELVVRGSTAPPGAP; from the coding sequence GTGGCACCCAGCAGTACGCGCCCGACCAGCCGAGACGTCGCACAGGCCGCCGGAGTCTCCCAGGCGGCCGTCTCGCTCGTCCTGGGCGACAAATGGCGCGGCCGGGTCTCCGAGACCACCGCCCAACGCGTCCGGGAAGCCGCACGCGACCTCGGCTACCGCCCCAACCTGGCCGCCCGCAACCTCCGCCTCGGCCACACCCGCACCGTCCTCCTGGTCGTCCCGGCGCTCACCACGGAGTTCTTCGCAGGTGTCTACACCGGCGCCGCACGCGTCGCCGCCGACCACGGCTTCGGCGTCCTCCTGTACCCCTCACCCGAAGGCATCGGCCCCGCCCGCGACCCCTTCGCCTCCGCCCAGGCCGCCCTGGACGGCGTCATCGCCTCCTCCATGGCCGCCGACGCCCTCACCGCCATCCGCGGTGGCGACCAACTCCCCCTCGTCATGCTCGACAGCGACCCCTCCGGCAGCCTCGGCGCCGCCACCGTCAACCTCGACATCGCCGACGGCGTCCGCCAGGTCGCCACCCACCTCCTGGCCCTTGGCCACCGGCATTACCTGCACCTCGCGGCCGACGTACCCTCCTGGACCTTCGAAGTACGCGCGCGCGTACTGGCCGCACAACTCGCCTCCGTCCCCGGCACCACCGTCCGCACGGCCCACGCACCCATCTCCATCGACGGCGCCCTGACCGCCGCCCAGGCCGCCCTCTCCTCCCCCGGCCCCCGCCCCACCGCCCTCGTCTGCGACGACGACAAACTCGCCGCCGGCGCCTACAAAGCCGTACGACGACTCGGCCTGCGCGTCCCCGACGACATCTCCGTCACCGGCCTGGACGACCTCGCCATCGCCACCGCCATCGACCCCGAACTGACGACCGTACGACTCGACGCCGAACTCTTCGGCGAGCGTGGCATGCAGGCCCTGCTGGCCGTCCTGGAGGGCCGCACACCACAAGCGGGAGACATCCCCGTCGAGTTGGTCGTACGGGGCTCCACAGCCCCTCCAGGCGCCCCCTGA
- the prcA gene encoding proteasome subunit alpha, with protein MSTPFYVSPQQAMADRAEYARKGIARGRSLVVLQYADGIVFVGENPSRALHKFSEIYDRIGFAAAGKYNEYENLRIGGVRYADLRGYTYDRDDVTARGLANVYAQTLGTIFSSAGEKPYEVELVVAEVGDTPDGDQIYRLPHDGSIVDEHGSVAVGGNAEQISTYLDQRHQDGVSLAEALKLAVQALSRDTNGSEREIPAERLEVAVLDRTRPQQRKFKRIVGRQLDRLLEAGGATTEAESAQEAEDSEED; from the coding sequence GTGTCGACTCCGTTCTATGTCTCCCCCCAGCAGGCGATGGCCGACCGGGCGGAGTACGCCCGCAAGGGCATCGCTCGTGGTCGCAGTCTGGTCGTGCTGCAGTATGCCGACGGCATCGTGTTCGTCGGTGAGAATCCGTCCCGCGCGCTGCACAAGTTCAGCGAGATCTATGACCGGATCGGCTTCGCGGCGGCCGGCAAGTACAACGAGTACGAGAACCTGCGGATCGGTGGCGTGCGGTACGCCGACCTCCGTGGTTACACCTATGACCGTGACGACGTGACCGCCCGTGGTCTCGCCAACGTCTATGCCCAGACCCTGGGCACGATCTTCTCCTCGGCCGGTGAGAAGCCGTACGAGGTGGAGCTGGTCGTGGCCGAGGTCGGTGACACGCCGGACGGGGACCAGATCTATCGGTTGCCGCACGACGGTTCGATCGTGGACGAGCACGGTTCGGTCGCGGTCGGCGGCAATGCCGAGCAGATCAGTACCTATCTGGATCAGCGTCACCAGGACGGCGTGAGTCTGGCCGAGGCACTGAAGCTGGCCGTGCAGGCTCTGTCCCGGGACACGAACGGCAGCGAACGGGAGATTCCCGCGGAGCGCCTGGAGGTCGCGGTGCTGGACCGTACGCGTCCGCAGCAGCGGAAGTTCAAGCGCATCGTGGGCCGTCAGCTCGATCGTCTGCTGGAGGCGGGCGGCGCGACCACGGAGGCGGAGAGCGCGCAGGAGGCGGAGGACTCCGAGGAGGACTAG
- the prcB gene encoding proteasome subunit beta, giving the protein MEANTRSTGRLPAAFLTPGSSSFMDFLSEHQPEMLPGKRQLPPTQGVIEAPHGTTIVAVTFPGGVVLAGDRRATMGNVIAQRDIEKVFPADEYSAVGIAGTAGLAVEMVKLFQLELEHFEKVEGAQLSLEGKANRLSTMIRSNLGMAMQGLAVVPLFAGYDVDRGRGRIFSYDVTGGRSEEHHFAATGSGSVFARGAMKKFFHGGLSEAEATTLVVQALYDAADDDSATGGPDVARRIYPIVTVITEDGFRRLTDDESSEIARSILARRLEQPDGPRAALL; this is encoded by the coding sequence GTGGAAGCCAACACTCGTAGCACCGGGCGTCTACCAGCTGCCTTCCTGACGCCCGGGTCGTCGTCCTTCATGGACTTCCTGTCCGAGCATCAGCCGGAGATGTTGCCCGGTAAGCGGCAACTGCCGCCCACGCAGGGCGTGATCGAGGCGCCGCACGGGACGACCATCGTGGCCGTCACGTTCCCGGGTGGTGTCGTGCTCGCCGGTGACCGGCGGGCGACCATGGGCAATGTCATCGCTCAGCGGGACATCGAGAAGGTGTTCCCGGCCGACGAGTACTCGGCTGTGGGGATCGCCGGCACGGCGGGTCTCGCCGTGGAGATGGTGAAGCTCTTCCAGCTGGAGCTGGAGCACTTCGAGAAGGTCGAGGGTGCTCAGCTGTCGCTGGAGGGCAAGGCGAACCGACTGTCGACCATGATCCGTTCGAATCTGGGCATGGCGATGCAGGGTCTGGCCGTGGTGCCGTTGTTCGCGGGGTACGACGTGGACCGGGGCAGGGGCAGGATCTTCTCCTACGACGTCACGGGTGGCCGTTCCGAGGAGCACCACTTCGCCGCGACCGGTTCCGGCTCGGTCTTCGCGCGCGGTGCCATGAAGAAGTTCTTCCATGGTGGTCTGAGCGAGGCCGAGGCCACGACATTGGTGGTGCAGGCCCTGTACGACGCGGCTGACGACGACTCGGCGACCGGTGGTCCCGATGTCGCCCGCCGGATCTATCCGATCGTCACCGTGATCACCGAGGACGGCTTCCGTCGGCTCACCGACGACGAGTCGTCCGAGATCGCCCGTTCGATTCTGGCGCGTCGGCTGGAGCAGCCCGACGGCCCGCGGGCCGCGTTGCTGTAG
- a CDS encoding endonuclease VII domain-containing protein → MTEAERDEMVAVQRGLCAICLTAPAVHVDHCHKTGRVRGVLCFNCNSGLGLLRDDPEAMYRAADYLEGNAWKPTLVAPGVYQLPS, encoded by the coding sequence ATGACCGAGGCCGAGCGTGACGAGATGGTCGCCGTCCAGCGGGGGCTCTGCGCGATCTGTTTGACAGCCCCCGCCGTTCATGTGGATCACTGCCACAAGACGGGTAGGGTCCGAGGCGTACTGTGCTTCAACTGCAATTCCGGCCTCGGCCTGTTGAGGGACGATCCCGAAGCGATGTACCGAGCTGCCGATTACCTGGAAGGAAACGCGTGGAAGCCAACACTCGTAGCACCGGGCGTCTACCAGCTGCCTTCCTGA
- a CDS encoding ubiquitin-like protein Pup, whose protein sequence is MATKDTGGGQQKATHNTEEVEEQVAETQGSEDLKERQEKLSDDVDSVLDEIDDVLEENAEDFVRSFVQKGGQ, encoded by the coding sequence ATGGCGACCAAGGACACCGGCGGCGGACAGCAGAAGGCCACACACAACACCGAGGAGGTCGAGGAGCAGGTTGCGGAGACGCAGGGTTCCGAAGACCTCAAGGAGCGCCAGGAGAAGCTGAGCGACGACGTCGACTCCGTCCTCGACGAAATCGATGATGTGCTCGAAGAAAATGCCGAGGACTTCGTTCGCTCTTTTGTTCAGAAGGGTGGCCAGTAG
- the dop gene encoding depupylase/deamidase Dop, which yields MTVRRVMGIETEYGISVPGHPNANAMLTSSQIVNAYAAAMHRARRARWDFEEENPLRDARGFDLARETADSSQLTDEDIGLANVILTNGARLYVDHAHPEYSAPEVTNPRDAVLWDKAGERIMAEAAERAAQLPGAQPIHLYKNNTDNKGASYGTHENYLMKRETPFSDIVRHLTPFFVSRQVFAGAGRVGIGQDGHEHGFQLSQRADYFEVEVGLETTLKRPIINTRDEPHADAEKYRRLHVIIGDANLSEISTYLKLGTTALVLSMIEDGFIAVDLAVDQPVRTLHQVSHDPTLQRLVTLRSGRTLTAVQLQMEYYELARKYVEERFGADVDDQTKDVLARWEDTLNRLENDPMSLAGELDWVAKRELMEGYRRRDDLDWDAAKLHLLDLQYADVRAEKGLYNRLAARGRMKRLLDEQDVERARTKPPEDTRAYFRGRCLEQYADDVAAASWDSVIFDLPGRDSLQRVPTLEPLRGTRNHVKELLDRCRTAEDLVRVLSGG from the coding sequence ATGACCGTACGGCGAGTAATGGGCATCGAGACGGAGTACGGGATCTCCGTCCCCGGCCACCCCAACGCCAATGCCATGCTCACCTCGTCCCAGATCGTCAACGCCTACGCGGCGGCGATGCACCGGGCCCGGCGGGCCCGCTGGGACTTCGAGGAGGAAAACCCCCTACGGGACGCACGGGGCTTCGACCTCGCCCGCGAAACCGCCGACTCCAGCCAGCTCACCGACGAGGACATCGGCCTCGCCAACGTCATCCTCACCAACGGCGCACGGCTCTACGTCGACCACGCACACCCCGAATACAGCGCCCCCGAGGTCACCAACCCGCGCGACGCCGTCCTCTGGGACAAGGCCGGCGAGCGCATCATGGCCGAGGCCGCCGAACGAGCCGCACAACTCCCCGGCGCCCAGCCCATCCACCTCTACAAGAACAACACCGACAACAAGGGCGCCTCCTACGGCACGCACGAGAACTACCTGATGAAGCGGGAAACCCCCTTCTCGGACATCGTGCGCCACCTCACGCCCTTCTTCGTCTCCCGTCAGGTGTTCGCCGGAGCCGGCCGCGTCGGCATCGGCCAGGACGGACACGAACACGGCTTCCAGCTCAGCCAGCGCGCCGACTACTTCGAGGTCGAGGTGGGTCTGGAGACCACCCTCAAGCGCCCGATCATCAACACCCGCGACGAACCGCACGCCGACGCCGAGAAGTACCGCCGCCTCCACGTGATCATCGGCGACGCCAACCTCTCGGAGATCTCGACCTATCTGAAACTGGGCACCACGGCCCTGGTCCTGTCGATGATCGAGGACGGCTTCATCGCCGTGGACCTCGCGGTCGACCAGCCCGTACGGACCCTGCACCAGGTCTCCCACGACCCGACACTCCAGCGCCTGGTCACCCTCCGCAGCGGCCGCACACTCACCGCGGTCCAGCTCCAGATGGAGTACTACGAACTGGCCCGCAAATACGTCGAGGAGCGGTTCGGCGCCGACGTGGACGACCAGACCAAGGACGTCCTGGCCCGCTGGGAGGACACCCTCAACCGCCTGGAGAACGACCCCATGAGCCTCGCCGGCGAGCTCGACTGGGTCGCCAAGCGCGAACTCATGGAGGGCTACCGGCGCCGCGACGACCTCGACTGGGACGCCGCGAAACTCCACCTCCTCGACCTCCAGTACGCCGACGTACGGGCCGAGAAGGGCCTCTACAACCGGCTCGCGGCCCGCGGTCGCATGAAACGGCTCCTCGACGAACAGGACGTCGAGCGGGCCCGCACCAAGCCCCCTGAGGACACCCGCGCGTACTTCCGCGGCCGCTGCCTGGAGCAGTACGCCGACGACGTCGCCGCGGCCTCCTGGGACTCGGTGATCTTCGACCTCCCGGGCCGGGATTCGCTCCAGCGGGTCCCAACCCTGGAACCGCTTCGCGGAACGCGAAATCACGTCAAGGAGCTCCTGGACCGCTGTCGAACGGCAGAAGACCTGGTCAGGGTGCTGTCGGGCGGCTGA
- the arc gene encoding proteasome ATPase, protein MAAHDDDMNRGIRPGRGSDDPAGQVAYLEQEIAVLRRKLADSPRHTRILEERIVELQTNLAGVSAQNERLANTLREARDQIVALKEEVDRLAQPPAGFGVFLEANEDGTADIFTGGRKLRVNVSPSVELEELRRGQEVMLNEALNVVEAMEYESVGDIVTLKEILEDGERALVQGHTDEERVVRLAEPLLDIVIRPGDALLLEPRSGYVYEVVPKSEVEELVLEEVPDIGYEQIGGLGGQIEMIRDAVELPYLYPDLFKEHELRPPKGVLLYGPPGCGKTLIAKAVANSLAKKVAEVTGQATGKSFFLNIKGPELLNKYVGETERQIRLVFQRAREKASEGTPVIVFFDEMESLFRTRGSGVSSDVENTIVPQLLAEIDGVEGLQNVVVIGASNREDMIDPAILRPGRLDVKIKIERPDAEAAKDIFAKYLTERLPLHSDDVGEHGGSKTTTVQSMIQTTVEHMYAESEENRFLEVTYANGDKEVLYFKDFNSGAMIENIVGRAKKMAIKDFLDHNQKGLRVSHLLQACVDEFKENEDLPNTTNPDDWARISGKKGERIVYIRTLITGKQGADTGRSIDTVANTGQYL, encoded by the coding sequence GTGGCAGCCCACGACGACGACATGAACCGCGGCATCCGCCCGGGACGAGGGTCCGACGACCCGGCCGGGCAGGTTGCCTACCTTGAGCAGGAGATCGCCGTCCTGCGACGCAAGCTCGCCGACTCTCCGCGGCACACGAGGATTCTCGAAGAGCGGATCGTCGAGCTACAGACAAACCTGGCCGGCGTGTCCGCCCAGAACGAGCGACTGGCCAACACACTCCGTGAGGCCCGCGACCAGATCGTGGCCCTCAAGGAGGAAGTCGACCGGCTCGCACAGCCCCCTGCCGGCTTCGGCGTCTTCCTCGAAGCGAACGAGGACGGCACCGCCGACATCTTCACCGGCGGCCGCAAACTGCGGGTGAACGTCAGCCCCAGCGTCGAGCTCGAAGAGCTCCGGCGTGGCCAGGAAGTGATGCTCAACGAAGCTCTCAACGTGGTCGAGGCCATGGAGTACGAGAGCGTCGGCGACATCGTCACCCTCAAGGAGATCCTCGAGGACGGCGAACGCGCCCTCGTACAAGGACACACCGACGAGGAACGAGTGGTCCGGCTCGCCGAACCACTCCTGGACATCGTCATCCGACCCGGCGACGCCCTCCTGCTCGAACCCCGCTCCGGGTACGTCTACGAAGTCGTACCGAAGAGCGAGGTCGAGGAACTCGTCCTCGAAGAGGTCCCCGACATCGGCTACGAGCAGATCGGTGGCCTCGGCGGGCAGATCGAGATGATCCGCGACGCCGTCGAGCTCCCCTACCTCTACCCCGACCTCTTCAAGGAGCACGAGCTGCGCCCACCCAAGGGCGTCCTGCTCTACGGACCGCCCGGATGCGGCAAGACGCTCATCGCCAAGGCCGTCGCCAACTCGCTGGCCAAGAAGGTCGCCGAGGTCACCGGCCAAGCCACCGGCAAGAGCTTCTTCCTCAACATCAAGGGCCCCGAGCTCCTCAACAAGTACGTCGGCGAGACCGAGCGGCAGATCCGCCTCGTCTTCCAGCGCGCCAGGGAGAAGGCCTCCGAGGGCACCCCCGTCATCGTCTTCTTCGACGAGATGGAATCCCTCTTCCGCACCCGCGGCTCCGGCGTCAGCTCCGACGTCGAGAACACCATCGTCCCGCAGCTCCTCGCCGAGATCGACGGCGTCGAAGGCCTGCAGAACGTGGTCGTCATCGGTGCCTCCAACCGCGAGGACATGATCGACCCCGCCATCCTGCGCCCCGGCCGGCTCGACGTGAAGATCAAGATCGAGCGTCCGGACGCCGAAGCGGCCAAGGACATCTTCGCCAAGTACCTCACCGAGCGCCTCCCGCTGCACTCCGACGACGTCGGCGAGCACGGCGGCAGCAAGACCACGACCGTCCAGAGCATGATCCAGACGACCGTGGAACACATGTACGCCGAGTCCGAGGAGAACCGCTTCCTGGAAGTCACCTACGCCAACGGCGACAAGGAAGTCCTCTACTTCAAGGACTTCAACTCCGGCGCCATGATCGAGAACATCGTGGGCCGTGCCAAGAAGATGGCGATCAAGGACTTCCTCGACCACAACCAGAAGGGCCTCCGCGTCTCCCACCTCCTCCAGGCCTGCGTGGACGAGTTCAAGGAGAACGAAGACCTGCCCAACACCACCAACCCGGACGACTGGGCCCGCATCTCCGGAAAGAAGGGCGAACGGATCGTCTACATCCGTACGCTCATCACCGGAAAGCAGGGCGCCGACACCGGACGCTCCATCGACACGGTGGCCAACACCGGTCAGTACCTGTAA
- a CDS encoding ferredoxin, whose translation MSVQQEAEVGGEALEVWIDQDLCTGDGICVQYAPEVFELDIDGLAYVKGSDDELLQDRGATTPVPLPLLTDVVDSAKECPGDCIHVRRVSDRVEIYGPDSE comes from the coding sequence ATGAGCGTGCAACAGGAGGCCGAGGTCGGTGGCGAGGCGCTGGAGGTCTGGATCGACCAGGATCTCTGTACCGGCGACGGCATCTGTGTGCAGTACGCGCCGGAGGTGTTCGAGCTGGACATCGACGGTCTGGCCTACGTGAAGGGCTCGGACGACGAGCTTCTCCAGGACAGGGGCGCCACAACGCCCGTACCGCTGCCCCTTCTCACCGATGTGGTCGACTCCGCGAAGGAGTGTCCGGGTGACTGCATCCACGTACGTCGAGTTTCGGACAGGGTGGAGATCTACGGGCCGGACTCGGAGTGA
- a CDS encoding tRNA (adenine-N1)-methyltransferase: protein MSEPTGAARRRGPFKVGDQVQLTDPKGRHYTFTLEEGKNFHTHKGSFPHDELIGAPEGSVVRTTGNVAYLALRPLLPDYVLSMPRGAAVVYPKDAGQILAFADIFPGARVVEAGVGSGSLSSFLLRAIGDQGMLHSYERREDFAEIAQQNVERYFGGPHPAWQLTVGDLQDNLSDTDVDRVVLDMLAPWECLEAVSKALVPGGILCCYVATTTQLARTVESIREIGSFNEPTSWESMIRNWHVEGLAVRPDHRMIGHTGFLLTARRLADGVEPPMRRRRPSKGSYGEDYTGPNADGGGGR from the coding sequence ATGTCCGAACCGACCGGTGCCGCCCGCAGGCGCGGGCCCTTCAAGGTCGGGGACCAGGTTCAGCTGACCGACCCCAAGGGCCGTCACTACACGTTCACGCTCGAAGAGGGAAAGAACTTTCACACCCACAAGGGTTCCTTCCCGCACGACGAGCTGATCGGCGCACCCGAGGGCAGCGTTGTCCGCACCACCGGTAACGTCGCCTATCTCGCGCTGCGCCCCCTGCTCCCCGACTACGTCCTGTCCATGCCCCGCGGCGCCGCCGTGGTCTACCCCAAGGACGCGGGGCAGATCCTCGCCTTCGCCGACATCTTCCCCGGCGCCCGCGTTGTGGAGGCCGGCGTCGGCTCCGGCTCGCTCAGCAGCTTCCTGCTGCGCGCCATCGGCGACCAGGGCATGCTGCACAGCTACGAGCGTCGCGAGGACTTCGCCGAGATCGCCCAGCAGAACGTCGAGCGCTACTTCGGCGGCCCGCACCCCGCCTGGCAGCTCACCGTCGGCGACCTCCAGGACAACCTGTCCGACACCGACGTCGACCGCGTCGTCCTCGACATGCTCGCCCCGTGGGAGTGCCTGGAGGCCGTCTCCAAGGCGCTCGTCCCCGGCGGCATCCTGTGCTGCTACGTCGCCACCACCACCCAGCTCGCCCGGACCGTCGAGTCCATCCGTGAGATCGGCTCCTTCAACGAGCCCACCTCCTGGGAATCGATGATCCGCAACTGGCACGTGGAGGGCCTGGCCGTCCGCCCGGACCACCGCATGATCGGCCACACCGGCTTCCTCCTCACCGCCCGCCGCCTCGCGGACGGCGTCGAGCCGCCCATGCGTCGCCGCCGCCCCTCCAAGGGCTCCTACGGCGAGGACTACACCGGCCCCAACGCCGACGGCGGCGGCGGTCGCTGA
- a CDS encoding site-2 protease family protein, which translates to MDESGGSGQPRSGTDRSAKPHAGPTAQTTDPHDNGTRATTTNTDPPTADQPATDPGSGTAPAQEPAAAKNADHGTDGPAAPTADQPATDPGSGTAPVQEPAADDNADQAPAAAAPSPPEAHGAPEAGSAPGADDDTGASPAEPAADAPDDGTRTGERTDAEQDPGRPRSDHRQPPAELRKPEEHGTADDHRTLAHSGAAPKNRPPQQPQSRGGLLMGRPFGVPVYVAPSWFLVAALITWVFGGQLDRVLPELGAARYLVALFFAVAFYASVLVHELAHTVAALRFKLPVRRIQLQFFGGVSEIEKEAETPGREFVLAFVGPLLSLVLAGLFYVALQPVEPGTVPAVLLGGLMISNLIVAVFNLLPGLPLDGGRMLRAVVWKITGRPMTGTIAAAWVGRALAVSVLIGLPLLTQSGALGTTAEDNVGMDTVMDALLAAILAAIIWTGAGNSLRVARLREHLPDLRARTLTRRAVPVETDTPLSEALRRANAAGARALVVVDAEGTPLSLVREAAIVGVPEHRRPWVAVSGLAQDLTDGMRVSAELAGEDLLDALRETPATEYLVVEESGEIYGVLSAADVERAFVKAMARPS; encoded by the coding sequence GTGGACGAGAGCGGCGGGAGCGGGCAGCCGCGGTCCGGCACGGACAGGTCGGCCAAGCCCCACGCAGGGCCCACGGCCCAGACCACCGACCCCCACGACAACGGAACCCGGGCCACCACCACGAACACCGACCCCCCTACGGCCGACCAGCCCGCCACGGACCCGGGGAGCGGCACCGCCCCCGCGCAGGAACCGGCCGCCGCCAAGAATGCCGACCACGGAACCGACGGCCCCGCCGCGCCTACGGCCGACCAGCCCGCCACGGACCCGGGGAGCGGCACCGCCCCCGTGCAGGAACCGGCCGCCGATGACAATGCCGACCAGGCTCCGGCAGCCGCCGCCCCATCGCCGCCGGAGGCTCACGGAGCTCCGGAGGCGGGCTCGGCTCCCGGAGCCGACGACGACACCGGCGCGAGCCCGGCCGAGCCCGCGGCCGACGCCCCGGACGACGGCACCCGCACAGGCGAACGCACGGACGCAGAGCAGGACCCCGGCCGCCCCCGCAGCGACCACCGGCAACCCCCCGCCGAGCTCCGGAAACCCGAAGAGCACGGCACTGCCGACGACCACCGCACCCTCGCCCACTCCGGCGCGGCCCCCAAGAATCGCCCACCGCAGCAGCCACAGTCCCGCGGCGGACTGCTCATGGGCCGTCCCTTCGGTGTGCCCGTCTACGTCGCCCCCAGCTGGTTCCTCGTCGCCGCACTCATCACCTGGGTGTTCGGCGGCCAGCTGGACCGCGTGCTGCCGGAACTCGGCGCCGCCCGCTACCTCGTCGCCCTCTTCTTCGCGGTCGCCTTCTACGCCTCCGTCCTCGTCCACGAACTCGCCCACACCGTCGCGGCCCTCCGCTTCAAGCTCCCCGTGCGCCGCATCCAGCTCCAGTTCTTCGGCGGCGTCTCCGAGATCGAGAAGGAGGCCGAGACCCCCGGCCGGGAGTTCGTGCTGGCCTTCGTCGGCCCACTGCTCTCCCTCGTCCTCGCCGGCCTCTTCTACGTCGCCCTCCAGCCCGTCGAACCCGGCACCGTCCCCGCCGTCCTGCTCGGCGGCCTGATGATCTCCAACCTCATCGTGGCCGTCTTCAACCTCCTGCCCGGTCTCCCTCTCGACGGCGGACGCATGCTCCGCGCCGTCGTCTGGAAGATCACCGGCAGGCCCATGACCGGCACCATCGCCGCCGCCTGGGTCGGCCGCGCACTCGCCGTCTCCGTCCTCATCGGCCTCCCGCTGCTCACCCAGTCCGGAGCGCTCGGCACCACCGCCGAGGACAACGTCGGCATGGACACGGTGATGGACGCCCTGCTCGCCGCGATCCTCGCCGCGATCATCTGGACCGGCGCCGGCAACAGCCTCCGCGTGGCCCGACTGCGCGAACACCTCCCCGACCTGCGCGCCCGCACCCTCACCCGCCGCGCGGTCCCCGTCGAGACCGACACACCCCTGTCCGAGGCCCTGCGCCGCGCCAACGCCGCCGGCGCGCGCGCCCTGGTCGTCGTCGACGCCGAGGGCACCCCGCTCTCCCTCGTACGCGAGGCCGCCATCGTCGGCGTACCCGAACACCGCCGCCCCTGGGTCGCCGTCAGCGGCCTCGCCCAGGACCTCACCGACGGCATGCGCGTCTCGGCGGAGCTGGCCGGCGAGGACCTCCTGGACGCCCTGCGCGAGACCCCCGCGACCGAATACCTCGTCGTCGAGGAGAGCGGCGAGATCTACGGCGTGCTGTCCGCGGCCGACGTCGAGCGTGCCTTCGTGAAGGCCATGGCCAGACCGTCGTAG